A single Xylella taiwanensis DNA region contains:
- a CDS encoding NADP-dependent isocitrate dehydrogenase: MSNTPKLIYTLTDEAPFLATQSLLPIITAYTKVAGIQVETRDISLAGRILAQFPDVLTEAQRVSDHLAELGEMTARPDTNIIKLPNISASIPQLKAAIKELQEQGYSLPDYPDEPKNSVQKDVKARYDRVKGSAVNPVLREGNSDRRAPLSVKNYARKYPHRMGTWSSTSKSHVAHMEDGDFFGSERSATLGQAGMLKIELIGKDGTVTVLKDKVAVSAGDIVDAAVLSKHALAAFVTAQIIDAKTQGVLFSVHLKATMMKVSDPVIFGVFVSEFYKEALVKHADTLKQIGFNPNNGIGDLYARIAALPEDIQAVIRADVQAQYAERPGLAMVDSDKGITNLHVPSDVIVDASMPAMIRSSGQMWNVTGKLQDTKAVIPDRCYAGVYQTVIDDCKLHGAFDPVMMGSVPNVGLMAQKAEEYGSHDKTFQLQTSGVVRVSDDRGEVLFEHSVEAGDLWRMCQTKDAPIQDWVKLAVERARMSNIPAVFWLDSVRAHDVQMITKVERYLNDHDTNGLDILILSPVAAMKFSLARIRKGQDTISVTGNVLRDYLTDLFPIMELGTSAKMLSIVPLMSGGGLFETGAGGSAPKHVQQFTEENYLRWDSLGEFLALAASLEHLGSRYDNAAAKVLAKSLDVANGHILDNNKSPARQIGGLDNRGSHFYLALYWAQALAAQDEDAVLKVKFAALAKVLSEHETAIVADINGVQGAPVDIGGYYHPDLVKIAAVMQPSKIFNDTLALLSS; the protein is encoded by the coding sequence ATGTCCAATACGCCCAAGCTCATCTACACACTCACAGACGAGGCGCCGTTTTTGGCAACGCAGTCCCTATTGCCGATTATCACGGCTTACACCAAGGTTGCTGGTATCCAAGTTGAGACACGTGATATCTCTTTGGCCGGGCGCATCTTGGCGCAGTTTCCTGATGTATTGACCGAGGCGCAAAGAGTCAGTGACCATCTCGCTGAATTGGGCGAAATGACCGCTAGACCTGACACCAACATCATTAAGCTGCCAAACATCAGTGCTTCGATACCGCAGCTAAAGGCGGCGATCAAAGAGTTGCAGGAACAGGGTTACTCTTTGCCGGATTATCCGGATGAACCAAAAAATAGTGTGCAGAAGGATGTCAAGGCGCGTTATGACAGAGTGAAGGGCAGTGCGGTCAATCCGGTACTGCGTGAGGGCAATTCCGATCGCCGCGCGCCGTTGTCAGTGAAGAATTATGCACGTAAGTACCCGCATCGGATGGGTACGTGGAGCAGTACATCTAAGTCGCATGTCGCGCATATGGAGGATGGTGATTTTTTCGGCAGCGAACGCTCCGCTACACTCGGTCAGGCTGGTATGTTGAAGATCGAGTTGATTGGCAAGGATGGTACGGTGACGGTCCTCAAGGACAAGGTTGCAGTGAGTGCCGGTGATATTGTCGATGCTGCGGTGCTGAGTAAGCATGCGTTGGCTGCGTTTGTTACTGCACAGATTATTGATGCAAAGACCCAGGGGGTGCTGTTCTCGGTGCACCTGAAAGCCACGATGATGAAAGTGTCCGATCCAGTGATATTTGGGGTGTTTGTTTCAGAGTTCTACAAAGAGGCTTTGGTGAAGCATGCTGACACGCTAAAACAGATTGGTTTTAATCCGAACAATGGTATTGGCGATTTGTATGCACGCATTGCTGCATTGCCGGAGGATATACAGGCAGTCATCAGGGCTGACGTGCAGGCGCAGTATGCCGAGCGTCCTGGTTTGGCGATGGTTGATTCAGACAAGGGCATCACTAACTTGCACGTGCCCAGCGATGTGATTGTGGATGCGTCGATGCCGGCGATGATCCGTAGTTCTGGGCAGATGTGGAACGTTACAGGTAAGCTCCAGGATACCAAGGCAGTGATTCCGGATCGTTGTTATGCCGGTGTCTATCAGACAGTGATTGATGATTGCAAGCTGCATGGTGCCTTTGATCCGGTGATGATGGGTTCGGTGCCCAATGTCGGCTTGATGGCGCAGAAAGCCGAGGAATATGGTTCGCACGATAAAACGTTTCAGTTGCAAACTAGCGGTGTGGTCCGTGTCAGTGATGATCGGGGGGAAGTATTGTTCGAGCACTCTGTCGAGGCTGGTGACCTCTGGCGTATGTGTCAAACGAAGGATGCGCCGATCCAAGATTGGGTCAAGCTGGCGGTGGAACGTGCCCGTATGAGTAACATTCCTGCAGTGTTTTGGTTGGACAGTGTCCGTGCGCATGATGTGCAGATGATTACCAAGGTTGAGCGTTACTTGAACGACCACGACACCAACGGTTTGGACATTCTTATCCTGTCACCGGTAGCAGCGATGAAATTCTCCCTGGCGCGTATCCGTAAAGGTCAGGACACGATCTCGGTGACCGGTAATGTTTTACGTGACTATCTAACTGACTTATTCCCAATCATGGAATTGGGTACCAGTGCCAAGATGCTTTCGATTGTCCCGTTAATGTCGGGAGGTGGTTTGTTCGAAACCGGTGCCGGCGGCTCAGCACCTAAGCATGTGCAGCAATTTACTGAAGAGAATTACCTGCGTTGGGATTCGCTGGGGGAGTTTCTGGCGTTGGCAGCATCGTTGGAGCATCTTGGTAGCCGTTATGATAATGCTGCTGCCAAGGTGCTGGCGAAGTCGCTGGACGTGGCTAACGGTCACATTTTGGATAACAACAAATCTCCCGCACGCCAAATTGGCGGGTTGGACAACCGTGGCAGCCATTTTTACTTGGCTTTGTATTGGGCTCAGGCATTGGCTGCACAGGATGAGGATGCTGTGTTGAAGGTTAAGTTTGCAGCTTTGGCTAAGGTGCTGAGTGAGCACGAAACCGCCATCGTTGCTGATATCAACGGTGTTCAGGGAGCTCCAGTGGATATTGGCGGTTACTACCATCCTGACTTGGTCAAGATTGCTGCGGTGATGCAGCCTAGTAAGATCTTCAACGACACGTTGGCGTTGTTATCGAGTTGA
- the cas5c gene encoding type I-C CRISPR-associated protein Cas5c has protein sequence MSYGIKLHIWGPRALFTRPEFKVERFSYDVITPSAARGILEAIYWKPEMRWIVDAIQILKPIRFESIRRNEVGSKLSATNASKAMRAGRTDGLVNYVEEDRQPRATTVLRDVGYVIAAHIALTNKAKSDANIGKYLDIFKRRARRGRCFQSPCLGTREFPAHFSLIEDNSSAPESDFTLIGERDLGWILHDIDFTHGIAPRFFRAHMINGLIKVPTLSSGEIHT, from the coding sequence ATGAGCTACGGCATAAAGCTCCACATCTGGGGTCCGCGGGCACTGTTCACACGCCCCGAATTCAAAGTTGAACGTTTCTCTTACGACGTCATCACTCCCTCAGCCGCACGCGGCATCTTAGAAGCGATTTACTGGAAACCGGAAATGCGTTGGATCGTGGACGCTATCCAGATACTCAAACCGATCCGTTTCGAATCTATCCGCCGCAACGAAGTTGGCAGCAAACTCTCGGCCACCAACGCCAGTAAGGCCATGAGGGCCGGCCGCACTGACGGATTGGTCAACTATGTTGAAGAAGACCGGCAACCACGTGCGACCACCGTACTGCGGGACGTCGGCTATGTGATTGCCGCGCATATCGCACTGACCAACAAAGCCAAATCCGATGCAAACATCGGTAAATATCTTGATATCTTCAAACGCCGCGCACGGCGTGGGCGTTGCTTCCAATCTCCCTGCCTGGGCACACGCGAATTCCCCGCTCATTTCTCGCTGATCGAAGATAACAGCTCCGCCCCTGAATCAGATTTCACACTGATAGGCGAGCGCGATCTGGGATGGATCCTTCACGACATTGACTTCACTCACGGCATAGCACCACGTTTCTTCCGGGCACACATGATCAATGGACTGATCAAAGTACCAACACTGAGTAGTGGCGAGATACATACATGA
- the cas8c gene encoding type I-C CRISPR-associated protein Cas8c/Csd1: MILSALTTYYQRLLDTPDSGIAQPGYSQEKISYAIILALDGRVVDVHDLCDGGSKKPIPVWMNVPHSEKRTVAIKPNFLWDKTSYALGISATGKRNEQEHAAFKALHQDILAGTEDDGLKALLAFLAHWTPERFQKEYTFIRQGKTMLDTNVVFRLDGAADYLHVQPAACAAWARRQNRTTESTNGMCLVTGEYAPIARLHPAIKGVNGAQSSGASMVSFNLEAFTSYGKSQGENAPISAQAASAYASALNQLLRRGRHNQQCLLIGDTTVVFWAESPAVNKAKKAEDEFSVFLNPNDKDERTTQKLWNLLEHIRQGQPLRDLDGDLDDDTRIFVLGLAPNASRLSIRFWETASLAAFAKRFSDHYNDLLLNPIPWCHTPSPQLLALQTAPIRNGKTKPEDIPPLLAGELTRAILTGTRYPHSVLGALVMRFRADRKISPLRVALCKAILARHARLGREQKNQTNKKEPPMSLDLHNHDPGYLLGRLFSMLEHVQSAALGMHINANICDHYYGAASATPLRIFPMLVRNSKNHLRKLRKEKPWLWITLDTEIVQIINLLQSAFPRHLKIEEQGWFAIGYYHQTQACFAHHNDQCVAHSEGKAA, translated from the coding sequence ATGATCCTGAGCGCACTCACCACGTACTACCAACGCCTGCTGGATACACCAGATTCGGGTATCGCCCAACCCGGTTACAGCCAGGAAAAGATCAGCTACGCCATCATCCTGGCTCTGGACGGACGTGTCGTCGATGTACACGATCTATGCGACGGTGGCAGTAAGAAACCCATCCCTGTATGGATGAACGTGCCACACTCAGAAAAACGCACTGTCGCAATCAAGCCCAATTTTCTATGGGACAAAACCAGCTATGCATTAGGTATCAGCGCCACCGGCAAACGTAACGAGCAGGAACATGCGGCATTCAAGGCACTTCATCAAGACATCCTCGCTGGCACTGAGGATGACGGTCTTAAAGCATTACTCGCCTTTCTCGCGCACTGGACACCAGAACGTTTCCAAAAAGAGTACACATTCATCCGCCAAGGGAAAACCATGCTGGATACCAATGTAGTATTCCGCCTGGATGGCGCAGCAGATTACCTGCACGTACAGCCCGCAGCATGCGCAGCTTGGGCACGTCGGCAAAACAGAACAACCGAAAGTACCAACGGTATGTGCTTGGTCACCGGTGAATATGCCCCCATCGCTCGCTTGCATCCTGCAATTAAAGGCGTCAATGGCGCACAAAGCTCCGGCGCATCCATGGTCTCGTTTAACTTGGAAGCATTCACTTCTTACGGCAAGTCACAAGGCGAAAACGCTCCAATCTCCGCACAAGCCGCCTCTGCCTATGCCAGCGCACTCAACCAATTGCTGCGACGGGGCCGACACAACCAGCAATGTCTGTTGATTGGCGACACCACAGTCGTGTTCTGGGCCGAATCGCCAGCAGTGAATAAGGCAAAAAAAGCCGAAGATGAGTTCTCTGTCTTCCTTAACCCAAACGACAAAGACGAACGCACCACCCAAAAACTGTGGAATCTCCTAGAACACATCCGTCAAGGACAGCCACTGCGTGATCTGGACGGAGACCTCGACGATGACACACGTATCTTCGTGCTTGGGTTAGCCCCGAATGCTTCACGGTTATCAATCCGTTTCTGGGAAACAGCTTCACTCGCAGCCTTCGCCAAGCGTTTTTCAGACCACTACAACGATCTATTACTGAACCCAATACCGTGGTGCCACACCCCATCACCACAACTGCTAGCCCTGCAAACCGCACCCATCCGTAACGGCAAAACCAAACCCGAGGACATACCACCCCTATTAGCTGGAGAACTGACACGCGCCATCCTCACCGGAACCCGTTATCCACACAGCGTGCTCGGCGCACTCGTCATGCGATTCCGCGCCGACAGGAAAATTTCCCCATTACGAGTGGCCCTATGCAAGGCCATCCTAGCCCGTCATGCGCGGCTGGGAAGAGAGCAAAAAAACCAAACTAACAAGAAGGAACCTCCCATGAGTCTTGATCTGCACAATCATGATCCCGGCTACCTGCTGGGACGCTTATTCTCGATGCTGGAGCACGTCCAGAGCGCCGCACTCGGCATGCACATTAACGCCAATATCTGTGATCACTATTACGGCGCAGCATCAGCCACGCCACTGCGCATCTTCCCGATGTTAGTGCGCAATTCAAAAAATCACCTCCGCAAACTACGCAAAGAAAAACCCTGGCTGTGGATCACACTCGATACAGAAATCGTCCAGATCATCAACCTGCTGCAATCGGCCTTCCCTCGGCACCTGAAGATCGAAGAACAAGGATGGTTCGCCATCGGTTACTACCACCAAACCCAAGCGTGCTTCGCCCATCATAACGACCAGTGTGTCGCCCATAGCGAAGGAAAAGCTGCATGA
- the cas7c gene encoding type I-C CRISPR-associated protein Cas7/Csd2 produces MSAIAHRYEFVYLFDVINGNPNGDPDAGNLPRLDPETQHGLVTDVALKRKIRNYVALEKGNQPGYAIYMQEKSVLNNQHKQAYIALNLEHDPPKRPKDEDKARELTAWMCKNFFDIRTFGAVMTTEVNAGQVRGPVQLAFASSIDPVLPIEISITRMAVTNEKDQEKERTMGRKHILPYALYRMHGFISAKLAERTGFSEDDLQLLWRALTNLFEHDRSAARCQMAARKLITFQHEHPMGNAPAHLLFEKIKVERADSTSPAPARRFADYRIDIDLDMPAGVTVDEVF; encoded by the coding sequence ATGAGCGCTATCGCCCACCGTTATGAGTTTGTCTACCTGTTCGACGTGATCAACGGCAATCCCAACGGTGATCCCGATGCCGGCAACCTGCCACGATTAGACCCGGAAACCCAGCACGGTTTAGTCACCGATGTGGCACTCAAGCGCAAAATCCGCAACTACGTCGCACTGGAGAAAGGAAACCAGCCTGGTTACGCGATTTACATGCAGGAAAAATCAGTGCTGAATAATCAGCATAAACAAGCCTATATCGCACTGAACCTAGAACACGATCCTCCAAAACGCCCCAAGGACGAGGACAAAGCCCGTGAATTAACGGCATGGATGTGTAAGAACTTCTTTGATATACGCACCTTCGGCGCCGTGATGACCACCGAGGTCAATGCCGGACAGGTCCGCGGCCCAGTGCAGTTGGCATTCGCCAGCTCCATTGATCCTGTACTGCCCATAGAAATCTCGATCACCCGTATGGCAGTGACTAACGAAAAAGATCAAGAAAAAGAGCGCACCATGGGTCGCAAACATATCCTGCCCTACGCCCTTTATCGTATGCATGGCTTCATCTCTGCGAAACTGGCCGAACGCACCGGCTTCTCCGAAGACGACCTGCAACTACTGTGGCGCGCATTAACCAATCTGTTTGAACACGACCGCTCCGCAGCACGCTGCCAAATGGCAGCACGCAAACTGATCACGTTCCAGCATGAGCATCCCATGGGGAATGCACCAGCACACCTTCTGTTCGAGAAAATAAAGGTCGAACGAGCGGATAGCACGTCACCAGCACCAGCACGCCGCTTTGCCGATTACCGCATCGACATCGACCTTGACATGCCCGCAGGCGTGACCGTCGACGAGGTTTTCTGA
- a CDS encoding CRISPR-associated endonuclease Cas1: protein MTISPQRTECCAEQSINLCHLTPQGRFLAHLEASVSGYVLLRHIQYRSNVTPTDVPSSPLWHLRCLSIADATIATHSPMSPSFHHALKRLKHIA, encoded by the coding sequence GTGACCATTTCGCCACAACGAACCGAATGCTGTGCCGAGCAATCAATCAATCTCTGCCACCTCACCCCACAAGGACGCTTTCTCGCACACCTTGAAGCATCTGTCTCCGGTTATGTTCTACTACGTCATATCCAATACCGAAGCAACGTCACCCCCACCGATGTACCGTCATCTCCCCTCTGGCACCTCAGATGCTTGAGCATCGCTGACGCAACGATCGCAACCCATTCACCGATGTCGCCATCGTTTCATCATGCACTTAAACGACTCAAGCACATTGCATAA
- a CDS encoding S41 family peptidase, protein MRVVGLSLAISVVLLSFSLSAKNRGGVAVSPAVEDIEMLETNDSSVPLDEIRRFVSVYNAIKQAYVDPVDDRKLMHSAVRGLLSELDPHSTYFDKEDADAFDEQTNGVYDGIGVELQEQPDNTLKVIAPIDDTPAARAGLRPGDLIVAINGKPLANVDAMKPLRGEPGSQVTLTIVRDKNTKPFDMTIKRETIHVASVRSRMLEPGYGYIRISIFQADTGNDFSKHLEQLKQQAGGKLRGLLVDLRSNPGGLLTAAVQVADALLDKGNIVSTRGRISASDVRFDATPGDLLDGAPLMVLVDAGSASASEVLVGALSDNQRARVIGSCTFGKGSVQTLLSLDNGDSVKLTTARYYTPSGRSIQARGIVPDLLLKPDAGAAADLPGSATDHSEAALPGHLHGADEGAPGCAASDPLPGDAPIAVALLELKQPGSAVKAKKAILVKILRDAKSSTKRPLSMSGKDGAVKPTSVVPPTTEPVDGQPSK, encoded by the coding sequence ATGCGTGTCGTTGGACTGTCACTGGCCATAAGTGTGGTCTTGTTGTCTTTCTCGCTGTCGGCGAAAAATCGCGGCGGTGTTGCTGTGTCTCCCGCGGTTGAAGATATTGAAATGTTGGAGACGAACGATTCGAGCGTGCCGTTAGATGAGATCCGCCGTTTCGTTTCTGTGTATAACGCCATCAAGCAAGCCTATGTGGATCCAGTGGATGACAGGAAACTGATGCATTCGGCGGTGCGGGGCCTGCTTTCGGAGTTGGATCCGCATAGCACCTATTTCGATAAGGAGGATGCCGATGCCTTCGACGAGCAAACCAACGGCGTCTACGATGGTATCGGTGTGGAACTGCAAGAGCAGCCGGACAACACGTTGAAGGTGATCGCGCCGATTGATGACACTCCAGCCGCCCGTGCTGGTTTGCGCCCTGGTGATCTGATCGTGGCGATCAATGGCAAACCACTTGCCAATGTCGATGCGATGAAGCCGCTGCGTGGTGAACCAGGGAGCCAAGTGACTCTGACGATTGTGCGTGATAAGAACACCAAGCCATTCGACATGACGATCAAGCGTGAGACCATCCACGTCGCCAGTGTACGTAGTCGCATGCTTGAGCCTGGTTATGGTTATATCCGTATCAGTATCTTCCAGGCCGATACGGGTAACGATTTCTCTAAGCACTTGGAGCAGCTCAAGCAGCAAGCCGGTGGCAAGCTGCGTGGCTTGTTAGTGGACCTACGTAGCAATCCTGGTGGCTTACTGACTGCAGCCGTGCAGGTTGCTGATGCGCTGTTGGATAAGGGGAACATTGTCAGTACCCGTGGCCGTATTTCGGCGAGTGACGTGCGCTTCGATGCAACTCCAGGTGACTTACTCGATGGTGCACCGTTGATGGTGCTGGTCGATGCTGGTTCGGCCAGCGCCTCGGAGGTATTGGTGGGTGCGCTGAGTGACAACCAGCGCGCGCGCGTCATTGGCAGTTGCACCTTCGGCAAGGGTTCGGTACAGACCTTGTTGTCGCTTGACAACGGTGACTCGGTCAAACTGACCACGGCGCGTTATTACACTCCGAGCGGGCGTTCGATCCAGGCGAGGGGAATTGTGCCTGATCTGTTGCTCAAGCCAGATGCTGGTGCGGCGGCTGATCTGCCGGGCAGCGCGACTGATCACAGCGAGGCGGCTTTGCCCGGTCATTTGCATGGTGCTGATGAGGGGGCGCCGGGTTGTGCTGCCAGCGATCCGTTGCCGGGGGATGCGCCGATCGCCGTAGCATTGTTAGAACTAAAGCAACCGGGCTCAGCAGTGAAGGCCAAAAAAGCCATCCTCGTAAAGATTCTCAGAGATGCTAAATCCTCAACAAAGCGCCCGTTGTCAATGTCGGGTAAGGATGGTGCCGTCAAGCCAACATCGGTGGTGCCTCCGACAACCGAACCGGTTGATGGTCAGCCAAGTAAATAG
- a CDS encoding murein hydrolase activator EnvC family protein, whose protein sequence is MLGYNPHLSSRHRIARLPSYRSVVVRPLPLCLQCALALVVGVVLAVSAVAQNQSETESKLAKTRSELKGVAKERQQLESQRGDATRRLRQVDEQVARSARDLSQIEDKLREQEQALLQTQAQRERMQQGLAEQRRQLAALLRAAYEVGDSVPLKLLLSQDSVADANRLLIYYRYVQRARAERIAVLTQELQGLVELEHRIAGQRQTLEQTRRQQVEQASVLKLDRQKQVKTVAELNTRYQERSTREKVLGQNAKALEQLLANLRAAAARAEAERREAARRVAAQAALEAKSGHVPTKIPPKVITNLPGPKVGGLSWPVTGNLLASYGGTLPDGRTSKGVLIGAPVGNNVVAVADGMVVFAEWMTGYGMILIVDHGNGYMSLYAHNDTLLRNPGTYVKRGESVAKVGQSGGQGMPALYFELRHNGQPIDPLSWLQRR, encoded by the coding sequence ATGCTTGGCTACAATCCGCATCTGAGTTCTCGTCACCGGATTGCCCGTTTGCCGTCTTACCGTTCCGTCGTTGTGCGTCCGTTGCCATTGTGTCTCCAGTGCGCCTTGGCATTGGTCGTCGGTGTGGTGCTGGCTGTGTCTGCCGTTGCACAGAACCAGAGTGAGACCGAGAGTAAGCTGGCTAAGACACGTAGCGAATTAAAGGGCGTGGCCAAGGAACGGCAGCAGTTGGAGAGTCAGCGCGGTGATGCGACCCGGCGTTTGCGTCAGGTTGACGAACAGGTCGCGCGCTCAGCGCGCGATCTAAGTCAGATCGAGGATAAGTTACGTGAACAGGAGCAGGCTCTGCTCCAAACTCAAGCGCAGCGTGAGCGGATGCAACAGGGATTGGCGGAACAACGCCGTCAGCTTGCGGCGCTGCTGCGCGCTGCTTACGAGGTGGGTGATAGCGTGCCGCTCAAGTTGTTGTTGTCGCAGGATAGTGTGGCTGATGCCAACCGGTTACTGATCTACTACCGGTATGTGCAGCGCGCGCGTGCTGAGCGCATAGCTGTGTTGACCCAGGAGTTGCAGGGCTTGGTTGAGTTGGAGCATCGCATCGCTGGCCAGCGTCAAACGCTGGAGCAGACACGCCGTCAGCAGGTCGAACAGGCGTCCGTCCTCAAGTTGGACCGGCAAAAGCAGGTGAAGACGGTGGCTGAATTGAATACTCGCTATCAGGAGCGTAGTACACGCGAAAAGGTGTTGGGGCAGAACGCAAAAGCATTGGAACAACTGCTTGCCAACCTGCGTGCGGCGGCGGCGCGTGCTGAGGCCGAGCGCCGTGAAGCCGCCCGACGTGTCGCTGCTCAGGCTGCGTTGGAAGCGAAGAGTGGTCATGTACCCACTAAGATACCGCCCAAGGTGATCACTAACCTCCCTGGACCCAAGGTGGGTGGGCTGAGCTGGCCGGTGACTGGCAACTTATTAGCATCCTACGGCGGGACATTACCGGATGGGCGTACTAGCAAGGGTGTATTAATCGGTGCTCCGGTTGGCAATAACGTCGTGGCGGTTGCTGATGGCATGGTGGTGTTTGCCGAATGGATGACTGGTTATGGGATGATTTTGATTGTCGATCATGGCAACGGTTACATGAGTCTGTATGCACATAACGACACGTTGCTGCGTAATCCAGGGACATATGTCAAACGTGGTGAATCGGTTGCTAAGGTCGGTCAATCGGGGGGACAGGGGATGCCGGCCCTGTATTTCGAGTTGCGTCACAATGGCCAGCCGATAGATCCTTTGAGTTGGTTGCAAAGGCGTTGA
- a CDS encoding M28 family peptidase: MHRTFLLSLAVCTGLVSCQRTPAPTPALSTAEATSSTNSHVFSAEITVSDVAELLKSFTSKASEDRGPNSNGEEKTIAYLRDQMLRIGLQPGNGDSWFQAVPVIETTTDPTTAPVLHTAGQSRPLTFGRDILLGTRTAQPEVKLDNSELVFVGYGVDAPEQQWNDYANQNWKGKTVVMLINNPDFHKGDTKLASGKHMTYYGYWTYKFEEAARKGAAAALIVHDSMGTAYNWDALHQSWSGPRYDLRAVDDSEPRLQVQGWISQQTARQLFADAGLDLNNAYRNASKRSFKPISLNARWSVDLKSTITQKTSHNVIGVLPGNQHADEAVIYTAHWDHLGKPTDNLSNDYTEMANNGIGVAGILEIAGTFTHQRPRPERSVVFLATAFKESGMLGSKYYVQHPSFPLDKIAGVINLDTMSASKRTRDLTVIGFGSSQLEDILKPVAALQGRTLHGETSPQNGAYFRSDHINFAKAGVPALYTHGGEFLRNGSTIAWHKTNKNDAPPRYHPNDIYNPATWTLDGTVDDLQALYEVGRALTIGGQWPNWYAGHPFKATRDRMMASKPTLMLNTAAQ; the protein is encoded by the coding sequence ATGCACCGCACGTTCCTGTTGAGCTTGGCTGTCTGCACCGGGCTGGTCAGTTGCCAACGCACTCCAGCGCCAACGCCGGCTCTCTCCACCGCTGAAGCGACCTCATCCACCAATTCGCACGTATTCTCAGCCGAGATCACCGTTTCAGATGTTGCTGAACTACTCAAATCCTTCACCTCGAAGGCTTCCGAAGACCGCGGCCCAAACAGCAACGGTGAAGAAAAAACAATCGCCTACCTTCGTGATCAAATGTTGCGTATCGGCCTGCAACCGGGTAATGGCGACAGCTGGTTCCAAGCCGTGCCGGTGATCGAAACGACAACCGATCCGACGACTGCCCCTGTGTTGCACACCGCCGGCCAATCACGTCCCCTGACGTTCGGGCGGGACATCCTGCTAGGTACCAGGACCGCACAGCCAGAAGTGAAGCTGGACAACAGTGAATTGGTGTTCGTCGGCTACGGTGTGGACGCTCCAGAACAACAGTGGAATGACTACGCCAACCAAAATTGGAAGGGCAAAACCGTCGTCATGCTCATCAACAATCCCGACTTTCACAAAGGCGATACAAAGCTGGCGAGCGGCAAGCACATGACCTACTACGGATACTGGACCTATAAGTTCGAGGAAGCTGCACGCAAGGGAGCGGCGGCGGCACTGATCGTGCACGACAGCATGGGAACGGCCTACAACTGGGATGCACTTCATCAATCCTGGTCCGGTCCACGATATGACCTGCGTGCTGTCGACGATTCAGAACCGCGCTTACAGGTACAAGGGTGGATCAGTCAACAGACAGCACGGCAGCTGTTTGCTGATGCCGGCTTAGATCTGAACAACGCTTACCGCAACGCAAGCAAACGCAGCTTTAAACCGATTTCACTGAACGCCCGCTGGTCGGTGGATTTGAAAAGCACCATCACACAAAAGACCTCGCACAACGTCATCGGCGTACTGCCCGGCAACCAGCATGCTGATGAAGCGGTCATTTACACCGCCCACTGGGATCACCTCGGCAAACCAACCGACAACCTCAGTAATGACTACACCGAGATGGCGAACAATGGTATCGGCGTGGCCGGAATCTTGGAAATCGCTGGCACATTCACCCACCAACGGCCGCGCCCGGAACGTTCGGTAGTGTTCTTAGCAACAGCATTTAAAGAATCGGGCATGCTCGGCTCCAAATACTACGTGCAGCATCCCAGCTTCCCGCTCGACAAGATTGCTGGAGTCATCAACCTGGATACGATGTCGGCAAGCAAACGGACACGCGATCTGACCGTTATCGGCTTCGGCAGCTCGCAACTGGAAGACATTCTCAAACCCGTCGCCGCACTCCAGGGACGCACCCTGCATGGTGAAACGTCCCCGCAAAACGGCGCATATTTCCGATCGGACCATATCAACTTCGCCAAAGCGGGTGTGCCTGCGTTGTACACCCATGGCGGGGAATTTCTGCGTAATGGCAGCACCATCGCTTGGCACAAGACTAATAAAAACGATGCCCCACCGCGTTACCACCCAAACGACATATACAACCCGGCAACCTGGACGTTAGACGGCACCGTCGATGACCTGCAAGCGCTGTACGAGGTGGGTCGCGCCCTAACGATCGGCGGGCAATGGCCAAATTGGTACGCAGGACATCCGTTCAAAGCCACACGCGACCGAATGATGGCGAGCAAACCGACACTGATGCTAAATACGGCAGCACAGTGA